The Pseudomonas parafulva genome includes a window with the following:
- a CDS encoding glycosyltransferase family 4 protein encodes MIKVLHFFKTYYPDSMGGIEQVIFQIAEGTQAHGIEPEVLYLSSRGAARNEPVANHLTHRAKLDLHVASTGFSLSAFKDFAELARKADIVHFHFPWPYMDLVHFATRLNKPTVVSYHSDIVKQKWLLKLYQPLMNRFFSSVDRVVASSPNYAAHSPVLTQFKDKVSIIPYGLDRSTYPKASAEKLAYWRQRLGERFFLFVGALRYYKGLDYLLEAARISGLPVVIMGGGFLEQQLRQQASDAGLSQVQFLGGLPDEDKVALLELCYAFTFPSHLRSESFGISLLEAAMYGKPLISCEMGSGTTFINLADQTGLVVPPRDAPALAQAMQRLWDDPAQAQAMGAAAQQRFEHVFTASAMANAYAELYRGLL; translated from the coding sequence ATGATCAAGGTCCTGCATTTTTTCAAAACCTATTACCCCGATTCCATGGGCGGTATCGAGCAGGTGATTTTCCAGATCGCCGAAGGCACCCAGGCCCACGGTATCGAGCCCGAGGTGCTGTACCTGAGCTCACGCGGCGCTGCCCGCAACGAGCCGGTGGCCAACCACCTCACGCACCGCGCCAAGCTCGACCTGCATGTCGCCTCCACCGGCTTTTCGCTGTCGGCGTTCAAGGACTTTGCCGAACTGGCCCGCAAGGCCGATATCGTGCATTTCCACTTTCCCTGGCCGTACATGGACCTGGTGCACTTCGCTACCCGGCTGAACAAGCCGACCGTAGTCAGCTACCACTCCGACATCGTCAAGCAGAAGTGGCTGCTCAAGCTGTACCAGCCGCTGATGAACCGCTTTTTCTCCAGCGTCGACCGGGTTGTGGCGTCCTCGCCCAACTATGCGGCGCACAGCCCGGTATTGACCCAGTTCAAGGACAAGGTGTCGATCATCCCGTATGGTCTGGACCGGTCCACGTACCCAAAGGCCAGTGCCGAAAAGCTGGCGTACTGGCGGCAACGGTTAGGCGAACGGTTCTTCCTGTTCGTCGGGGCGCTGCGTTATTACAAGGGGCTGGACTACCTGCTGGAGGCCGCACGCATCAGCGGCTTGCCCGTGGTCATCATGGGTGGGGGTTTTCTGGAGCAGCAGCTGCGCCAGCAGGCCAGCGACGCGGGACTGAGCCAGGTGCAGTTCCTGGGTGGCTTGCCAGACGAAGACAAGGTGGCGCTGCTGGAACTGTGCTATGCCTTTACCTTCCCGTCGCACCTGCGCTCGGAGTCCTTCGGCATCTCGCTGCTGGAAGCGGCCATGTACGGCAAGCCGCTGATCTCCTGCGAAATGGGCTCCGGCACCACCTTCATCAACCTGGCCGACCAGACCGGGCTGGTGGTACCGCCGCGCGACGCACCGGCACTGGCCCAGGCCATGCAGCGGCTGTGGGACGACCCGGCCCAGGCCCAGGCCATGGGTGCCGCCGCCCAGCAGCGCTTCGAGCATGTCTTTACCGCATCGGCCATGGCCAATGCCTACGCCGAGCTTTATCGCGGCCTCTTGTAG
- a CDS encoding UDP-glucose 4-epimerase family protein, with product MERRTLLITGASGFVGSALCQRLATVEGLTPRAALRRGSPLPLAGIDAVTVADLGADTDWQAALIDVDVVVHAAARVHVMKEAATDSLAEFRRVNVQGTLNLARQAAAAGVRRFIFISSVKVNGETSQPGQPLHADDTPAPQDAYGVSKHEAEQGLQAVAAETGMEVVVIRPVLVYGPGVKANFLSMMRWLERGVPLPLGAVHNRRSLVSLGNLVDLIITCVDDPAAAGQTFLASDGEDVSLSELLRALGHALGRPARLVPVPAALLQTGAALLGRRDLAQRLLGSLQVDITKNHQLLGWRPPYTLEQGLAATARAFKENPRP from the coding sequence ATGGAACGACGCACGCTATTGATCACTGGAGCCTCGGGCTTTGTCGGCAGCGCCCTGTGCCAGCGCTTGGCGACGGTCGAAGGCCTTACGCCGCGCGCCGCCTTGCGCCGCGGCAGCCCATTGCCTTTGGCGGGCATTGACGCGGTCACCGTTGCGGACCTTGGCGCCGATACTGACTGGCAAGCGGCACTTATCGATGTAGACGTCGTGGTGCACGCGGCAGCGCGCGTGCACGTGATGAAGGAAGCCGCCACCGACAGCCTGGCCGAATTTCGCCGTGTGAACGTGCAGGGTACGCTCAACCTGGCCCGCCAGGCGGCGGCTGCGGGCGTGCGCCGTTTCATTTTCATCAGCTCGGTCAAGGTCAATGGCGAAACCAGCCAGCCGGGCCAGCCCCTGCATGCCGACGATACCCCCGCGCCCCAGGACGCCTATGGCGTTTCCAAGCACGAGGCCGAGCAGGGGTTGCAGGCGGTAGCCGCCGAAACGGGCATGGAGGTCGTCGTCATCCGCCCAGTGCTGGTCTACGGCCCAGGCGTCAAGGCCAACTTCCTCAGCATGATGCGCTGGCTGGAGCGCGGCGTGCCCCTGCCGCTGGGGGCGGTACACAACCGTCGCAGCCTGGTCTCGTTGGGTAACCTGGTCGACTTGATCATCACCTGCGTGGATGACCCTGCGGCCGCGGGCCAGACGTTCCTGGCCAGCGATGGCGAGGATGTATCCTTAAGCGAGTTGCTGCGGGCCCTTGGCCATGCGTTAGGCCGTCCCGCCCGCCTGGTGCCGGTGCCAGCCGCGCTGTTGCAAACGGGTGCCGCGCTGCTGGGGCGCCGTGACTTGGCCCAGCGCCTGCTGGGCTCCCTCCAAGTGGACATCACCAAGAACCACCAGCTGCTGGGCTGGCGACCGCCCTACACCCTGGAGCAAGGCCTGGCCGCCACCGCCCGCGCCTTCAAGGAGAACCCCCGCCCATGA
- a CDS encoding MraY family glycosyltransferase, whose product MTAILIVAGIATWLMTAALRRYALSRSLLDIPNARSSHTLPTPRGGGVAFVVAFMAGVLVLGWAGYVAPSVLVGILGAGGLVAVIGFMDDHGHIAARWRLLGHFAAAAWGLAWLGGLPPISVFGWPLHALWLAAPLGLLYLVWLLNLYNFMDGIDGIASIEAICVCLGGTVLFWLAGAPGAAWLPLLLAATVTGFLIWNFPPARIFMGDAGSGFLGIVLGLLAIVAGWIDPLLFWGWLILLGVFVVDATFTLARRLLRGERVYEAHRSHAYQYASRRHGRHRPVSLAVAAINLGWLLPVALVVVVLKLDGATGTLVAYAPLILLAIAYRAGEKE is encoded by the coding sequence ATGACCGCCATCCTCATCGTGGCAGGCATCGCCACCTGGCTGATGACGGCCGCACTGCGCCGCTACGCGTTGTCGCGCAGCCTGCTGGACATTCCCAATGCCCGCAGCTCACACACCTTGCCCACACCCCGTGGCGGCGGGGTGGCCTTCGTCGTGGCCTTCATGGCCGGCGTGCTGGTGCTGGGCTGGGCAGGGTATGTGGCGCCGTCGGTGCTGGTGGGTATCCTCGGGGCAGGGGGCCTGGTGGCCGTGATTGGGTTCATGGACGACCACGGGCACATCGCCGCGCGCTGGCGCCTGCTGGGCCACTTTGCTGCAGCCGCCTGGGGGCTGGCCTGGCTGGGCGGCCTGCCGCCAATCAGCGTGTTCGGCTGGCCGTTGCATGCCCTGTGGCTAGCTGCGCCGCTGGGGCTGCTGTACCTGGTCTGGCTGCTGAACCTCTACAATTTCATGGACGGCATCGATGGCATTGCCAGCATCGAAGCCATTTGTGTGTGCCTGGGTGGCACCGTGCTGTTCTGGCTGGCGGGTGCGCCGGGTGCTGCGTGGCTGCCGCTGCTGCTGGCCGCCACCGTCACCGGTTTCCTGATCTGGAACTTCCCGCCGGCGCGTATCTTCATGGGTGATGCCGGCAGCGGTTTTCTCGGCATCGTGCTGGGTTTGCTGGCAATCGTGGCAGGTTGGATAGATCCGCTACTCTTCTGGGGGTGGTTAATACTTCTGGGTGTGTTCGTGGTGGACGCTACCTTCACCTTGGCGCGCCGTTTGCTACGCGGTGAAAGGGTCTACGAAGCACACCGCAGCCATGCCTACCAGTACGCCTCGCGGCGCCACGGTCGCCACCGGCCGGTAAGCCTGGCGGTGGCGGCCATCAACCTGGGCTGGCTGCTGCCCGTCGCGTTGGTCGTGGTGGTGCTCAAACTGGATGGGGCAACCGGAACCTTGGTGGCCTATGCCCCTCTGATACTGTTG